A genome region from Thermococcus alcaliphilus includes the following:
- the tpiA gene encoding triose-phosphate isomerase, whose product MLKEPIIAINFKTYIEATGERALKIAKAAEKVYKETGITIVVAPQLVDLYRIAQEVEIPVFAQHIDPIKPGSHTGHVLPEAVKEAGAVGTLLNHSENRMILADLEAAIRRAEEVGLMTMVCSNNPAVSAAVAALNPDYVAVEPPELIGTGIPVSKAKPEVITNTVELVKKVNPDVKVLTGAGISTGEDVKKALELGTVGVLLASGVTKAKDPEKAIRDLVSLII is encoded by the coding sequence ATGTTGAAGGAGCCGATTATAGCCATAAATTTTAAGACGTATATTGAGGCCACCGGAGAGAGGGCTTTAAAAATAGCCAAGGCGGCAGAAAAAGTTTACAAAGAAACCGGAATAACAATAGTCGTGGCACCACAGTTGGTCGATCTTTATAGAATCGCTCAAGAAGTTGAAATTCCGGTTTTTGCTCAGCACATAGATCCAATAAAGCCCGGCAGTCATACAGGCCACGTTTTGCCGGAGGCAGTAAAAGAGGCCGGAGCCGTTGGGACTTTACTCAACCACTCTGAAAACAGAATGATCCTCGCGGATTTGGAGGCTGCAATAAGAAGGGCTGAGGAAGTTGGCTTAATGACAATGGTCTGCAGCAACAACCCTGCAGTTAGCGCGGCAGTTGCCGCTCTAAATCCGGATTACGTTGCTGTTGAGCCTCCAGAGCTGATCGGCACTGGAATCCCGGTTAGTAAGGCAAAGCCTGAGGTAATAACCAACACGGTGGAGCTTGTTAAGAAGGTAAACCCAGATGTTAAGGTTCTTACTGGAGCTGGTATCTCAACTGGAGAGGATGTTAAGAAGGCTCTAGAATTGGGGACGGTTGGAGTTCTCTTGGCAAGCGGTGTCACAAAAGCCAAAGATCCAGAAAAGGCAATAAGAGACCTGGTATCACTCATAATTTAG
- the gor gene encoding glyceraldehyde-3-phosphate:ferredoxin oxidoreductase — MRFSVLKINLDEKKVESEEFEREGIYGIIDYALYLHDEVYKTHELKNPYDPRNVMIFGKGPFAGSCLPGSHRMTFVYRSPQYGGVFPSTIGGAAYQFQRVGVDFVVLEGKREKPTVIVLSNDGENLNVELHEIELEKVIEIWKDYKGEEGVYALTQYLIDNFHEKFDGMEYRIACVGPASLNTHMGAVFSQTLRNGKRVVGSEDWAARGGTGSVLLRAHNVVAIIFGGKARKKFPKEDISNIRVAKPIVEGIHKKPMNEVISEKTVKYRYNPKLKTGGTFGGNYPAEGDFVPILNWQMPYIPKEERIKIHENIMKYYWEPFNKEAIEPKNWTNCGEPCPVVCKKYANGHHIEYEPREANGPLSGVITLRASDISVHAVDAMGFDAISFGGTVAWVLELVYRGLLKPEEVGISDKPEFDKDSLLLKPVETSEKNAKLVAELAHRVAFAETEIAKIIGEGIRRASEVLDEKFKDRLSYGESFKDYGVYTPIGINGEMVPTMYWAIGNYIPLPIQGRYWTFYQFGVFLEPEELANKIVANALYEYWYDNVGWCRFHRGWAKPVLKALFMEAYGENVDMEEQAKKTIRKLVNFLKKAGYEPVFWDSMRVIDLVAKGAEEFGNERWAEQFKKDKVVTAKEYLRRVLAEYSRILGVDWTL; from the coding sequence ATGAGGTTTTCAGTGCTTAAGATAAACCTCGATGAAAAGAAAGTTGAAAGTGAAGAATTTGAGCGAGAGGGTATTTATGGCATAATTGATTATGCCTTGTACTTGCACGATGAAGTTTATAAAACCCACGAGCTCAAGAATCCCTATGATCCGAGGAACGTCATGATTTTTGGAAAAGGACCTTTTGCTGGTTCCTGTCTCCCTGGTTCTCATAGGATGACTTTTGTTTACAGATCACCCCAGTACGGAGGGGTTTTCCCATCAACTATAGGTGGTGCGGCTTATCAGTTTCAGAGGGTTGGAGTAGATTTTGTGGTTCTTGAGGGCAAAAGGGAAAAGCCCACAGTGATAGTGCTTTCCAATGACGGAGAAAACCTGAATGTTGAGCTCCACGAGATAGAGCTTGAAAAGGTAATCGAAATATGGAAGGATTACAAAGGGGAAGAGGGAGTTTATGCTCTCACTCAATACCTCATAGATAACTTCCATGAGAAGTTTGATGGAATGGAGTATAGAATAGCTTGTGTTGGGCCTGCTTCTCTAAATACACATATGGGAGCAGTGTTCTCTCAAACTTTGAGAAACGGCAAAAGAGTTGTCGGAAGTGAGGATTGGGCTGCTAGGGGAGGAACTGGGAGCGTTTTGTTGAGGGCTCATAACGTTGTTGCCATAATATTTGGAGGAAAGGCAAGGAAGAAGTTCCCAAAAGAGGACATAAGCAATATAAGGGTGGCAAAGCCGATAGTGGAGGGCATTCACAAGAAACCTATGAATGAAGTCATATCGGAAAAAACTGTGAAATATAGATACAATCCCAAGCTCAAGACGGGAGGAACCTTTGGAGGGAACTATCCAGCCGAGGGAGATTTCGTGCCCATACTCAACTGGCAGATGCCATATATCCCAAAAGAAGAGCGTATTAAAATCCACGAGAACATAATGAAATACTACTGGGAGCCCTTTAATAAAGAGGCAATAGAACCCAAAAACTGGACTAACTGTGGGGAACCCTGTCCAGTGGTGTGTAAGAAATACGCCAACGGTCACCACATAGAGTACGAGCCGAGAGAAGCTAACGGGCCTTTAAGCGGTGTAATAACCCTTAGGGCAAGTGATATAAGCGTTCACGCCGTTGATGCTATGGGGTTTGATGCCATCAGCTTTGGAGGTACTGTTGCATGGGTTTTGGAACTGGTCTATAGAGGTTTGCTCAAGCCAGAAGAAGTTGGAATTAGCGACAAACCCGAATTTGATAAGGATTCTCTTCTCTTAAAGCCCGTTGAGACTAGTGAAAAGAATGCCAAGCTTGTTGCTGAATTAGCCCATAGGGTTGCTTTTGCTGAAACGGAAATTGCTAAGATAATTGGGGAAGGTATAAGGAGAGCTAGTGAGGTACTCGATGAGAAGTTTAAGGACAGACTGAGCTATGGGGAAAGCTTCAAAGACTATGGAGTTTACACACCCATAGGAATAAACGGGGAGATGGTACCCACTATGTACTGGGCTATTGGGAACTACATTCCTTTACCAATCCAAGGTCGCTACTGGACTTTCTATCAGTTTGGAGTATTCCTTGAGCCTGAAGAGCTTGCAAATAAGATAGTCGCCAATGCCCTTTATGAATACTGGTATGACAACGTTGGTTGGTGCAGGTTCCACCGCGGATGGGCAAAGCCTGTATTGAAGGCACTCTTCATGGAAGCTTATGGAGAGAATGTAGACATGGAAGAACAAGCCAAGAAAACAATAAGAAAACTTGTCAATTTCCTCAAAAAGGCTGGCTATGAACCAGTTTTCTGGGATTCAATGAGAGTTATAGATCTTGTTGCAAAAGGAGCCGAGGAGTTTGGCAACGAAAGATGGGCAGAGCAGTTTAAGAAAGACAAAGTTGTGACAGCAAAGGAGTACCTTAGAAGGGTTTTGGCAGAATACAGCAGAATTTTAGGAGTTGATTGGACGCTTTAA
- the fbp gene encoding fructose-1,6-bisphosphate aldolase/phosphatase, whose amino-acid sequence MAVGEKITISVIKADIGGWPGHCKVHPALIEKANELLGKAKEEGTIIDFYATYCGDDLQLIMTHKHGVDSEKIHGLAWNVFKEATEIAKELGLYGAGQDLLKDAFSGNVRGMGPGVAEMEITLRKSEPIVTFHMDKTEPGAFNLPIFRMFADPFNTAGLVIDPHMHMGFRFEIWDIKEHKRVIMNSPEELYDILALIGAKSRYVIKRVYPKKGHKLPEDEPVAVISTEKLYEIAGEYVGKDDPVAIVRAQSGLPALGEVLEPFAFPHLVSGWMRGSHNGPIMPVPLKYATPSRFDGPPRVVALGWQINKDGKLIGPVDLFEDVAFDEARKKALEIADYIRRHGPFEPHRLPLEEMEYTTLPGVLEKLKDRFEPV is encoded by the coding sequence ATGGCAGTTGGAGAAAAGATAACTATCAGCGTGATAAAGGCTGATATTGGCGGATGGCCGGGACACTGCAAGGTTCATCCAGCCCTTATCGAGAAGGCTAATGAGCTTTTGGGTAAGGCAAAAGAGGAAGGGACAATAATTGATTTCTACGCCACATACTGCGGTGATGATTTGCAGCTTATCATGACGCATAAGCACGGTGTTGACAGTGAGAAAATACACGGTCTAGCTTGGAACGTGTTTAAAGAAGCAACTGAGATAGCAAAAGAACTCGGTCTCTACGGAGCTGGTCAGGATTTACTTAAAGATGCCTTCAGTGGGAACGTTAGAGGAATGGGCCCAGGAGTGGCCGAGATGGAGATTACCCTAAGAAAAAGCGAGCCTATCGTTACATTCCACATGGATAAGACAGAGCCGGGAGCATTCAACCTGCCGATCTTTAGAATGTTTGCCGATCCCTTCAACACTGCTGGACTGGTCATTGATCCCCACATGCACATGGGCTTTAGATTTGAGATATGGGATATAAAGGAGCACAAGAGAGTTATTATGAACTCGCCGGAGGAGCTTTACGACATTTTAGCACTGATAGGTGCAAAGTCAAGATACGTAATAAAGCGCGTGTATCCAAAGAAAGGGCACAAGCTTCCCGAAGATGAGCCGGTTGCCGTTATAAGCACCGAAAAGCTTTACGAAATTGCTGGCGAATACGTAGGAAAAGACGACCCAGTGGCAATAGTAAGGGCTCAAAGTGGTCTTCCTGCCCTTGGAGAAGTCTTGGAGCCATTTGCATTCCCGCACCTTGTGAGTGGATGGATGAGAGGAAGTCACAACGGCCCAATAATGCCCGTTCCCCTCAAGTATGCAACTCCCTCAAGATTCGATGGACCTCCAAGGGTTGTAGCGTTAGGATGGCAGATCAACAAGGATGGAAAGCTGATAGGTCCGGTTGACCTCTTTGAGGATGTGGCATTTGATGAGGCAAGAAAGAAGGCATTGGAGATTGCAGATTACATAAGGAGACATGGACCCTTTGAACCACATCGCCTACCGCTTGAGGAGATGGAATACACAACTTTGCCAGGTGTTTTAGAGAAGCTTAAGGACAGATTTGAGCCGGTTTGA
- a CDS encoding NifB/NifX family molybdenum-iron cluster-binding protein: protein MRIAIPAEDNRGLESNVSRHFGRAEYFVFVDVEEGKTKNVEVVEVPFDEHSPGDLPNFIKEHNAEVVLAYGMGRRAIDYFNQLGIEVVTGAYGKIKDVVEAFIHQVLEVDPYWKEKIEREKEHKGECEEGCK, encoded by the coding sequence ATGAGAATTGCAATACCCGCCGAGGATAACAGGGGCTTAGAAAGCAACGTAAGTAGGCACTTTGGAAGGGCTGAGTACTTTGTTTTTGTTGATGTTGAAGAGGGAAAAACAAAGAACGTAGAGGTTGTTGAAGTGCCCTTTGATGAACATAGCCCAGGAGATTTGCCAAACTTTATCAAGGAACACAATGCCGAGGTAGTTCTAGCTTACGGAATGGGGAGGAGAGCAATAGACTACTTCAACCAGCTTGGCATCGAAGTTGTTACCGGAGCTTATGGAAAGATCAAGGATGTTGTTGAGGCATTTATTCACCAAGTTCTCGAAGTAGACCCTTACTGGAAAGAGAAGATAGAAAGGGAAAAGGAGCACAAAGGAGAGTGTGAAGAAGGGTGCAAATGA
- a CDS encoding SufB/SufD family protein gives MVIKVDRVKEYEALVEIYEKEGLDTSLFGDRIAAIIISGEKIVGLNNVEGVEIVGEEIENGVKASIKIKDNVELPFPIHLCTGFLKNEGYQKVVFDITVGKASKVKFLSHCIFPYAKNFTHDAYAKIKIDEGAQVVYEDEHVHGEGVRMISKTEVEVGRKGRYTGKFSLTKHRARELKLEMEVKLDDYAVAELVSKVKAVKDDSVEVKEIAYLSGNHSRANLKTTVIAFDNARANVINEAYGLGDYAKGHVECHEIVKGNADVQTVPLLRVKNDKAELTHEASIGRINEAQLMQLMAKGLSEEEAAELIIKGLLRE, from the coding sequence ATGGTCATTAAAGTAGATAGAGTGAAAGAATACGAAGCGTTGGTAGAGATTTATGAAAAAGAAGGCCTCGATACATCTCTCTTCGGCGATAGGATAGCGGCGATAATAATAAGCGGAGAAAAAATAGTCGGATTAAACAACGTTGAGGGCGTTGAAATAGTTGGAGAGGAGATAGAAAACGGGGTAAAAGCAAGCATAAAAATCAAAGATAATGTTGAACTCCCCTTCCCAATCCATCTGTGCACAGGATTTCTAAAAAATGAGGGCTATCAGAAGGTTGTTTTTGACATAACAGTGGGAAAAGCCTCAAAGGTTAAATTCCTCTCCCACTGCATCTTTCCCTATGCAAAGAATTTCACCCATGATGCGTATGCAAAGATCAAAATTGATGAAGGTGCTCAGGTTGTTTATGAAGACGAGCACGTGCACGGAGAAGGAGTGAGAATGATCAGCAAAACAGAGGTTGAAGTTGGGAGAAAAGGGAGGTATACTGGGAAGTTTTCTCTAACAAAGCATCGTGCCAGAGAGCTTAAGCTTGAAATGGAGGTTAAACTGGATGATTATGCTGTGGCGGAACTTGTTTCCAAGGTAAAGGCTGTTAAAGACGATTCTGTTGAGGTTAAGGAGATTGCGTATTTGAGTGGGAATCACTCGCGGGCAAACCTGAAGACTACGGTCATAGCGTTTGATAATGCAAGGGCAAATGTAATAAATGAAGCCTACGGTCTCGGAGACTATGCAAAAGGTCATGTAGAATGTCACGAGATAGTTAAAGGGAATGCAGACGTCCAAACGGTTCCACTCCTGAGGGTAAAGAACGACAAAGCTGAACTCACCCATGAGGCTTCGATAGGAAGGATAAACGAGGCTCAGCTCATGCAGCTAATGGCGAAAGGCCTGAGCGAAGAGGAAGCAGCGGAGCTTATAATCAAGGGGCTTCTGAGGGAATGA
- a CDS encoding ATP-binding cassette domain-containing protein: protein MLLLRNVTYSINGRKILEEINMRFKEGMSYSILGPNGAGKSTIAYILMGVIKPTEGKVLLDERDITPLSITERAKLGITLLWQEPARYDGITVEEYLTLGGKLSVDKEEVREVLEVVGLPYELYHSRFVDKSLSGGERKRVELASILLLKPKYAILDEPDSGLDITAGELIDDILDHLRRIGTTVILITHHEDIARKTEFSYFVCGGKVIRKGFSDEVVEYYKRACGKCPLLEVVSDGH from the coding sequence ATGCTGCTCCTGAGAAACGTGACCTACTCAATAAACGGCAGGAAAATACTGGAAGAGATCAACATGAGGTTTAAGGAAGGCATGAGCTATTCTATCCTAGGCCCTAATGGGGCCGGGAAATCAACTATAGCCTACATTCTAATGGGGGTTATAAAGCCAACTGAAGGCAAAGTTCTGCTGGATGAGAGAGATATAACTCCCCTTAGCATAACGGAGAGGGCTAAGCTCGGGATTACCCTGCTCTGGCAGGAGCCGGCACGCTACGATGGAATTACGGTTGAGGAGTATCTCACACTGGGAGGAAAATTGAGCGTTGATAAAGAGGAAGTGCGGGAAGTTCTTGAGGTAGTTGGCTTACCGTATGAGCTCTATCATTCCAGGTTTGTTGATAAAAGCCTCAGCGGAGGGGAAAGAAAGAGAGTTGAACTTGCCTCTATCCTTCTCCTAAAGCCAAAATATGCGATCCTTGATGAACCCGATTCTGGACTGGACATAACGGCGGGAGAGTTAATAGATGATATTTTGGATCACCTGAGGAGGATTGGCACAACTGTGATCTTAATCACCCATCATGAGGACATTGCAAGGAAGACAGAGTTCAGCTACTTTGTGTGTGGTGGAAAAGTCATTAGAAAGGGATTTTCAGATGAGGTAGTTGAATACTACAAGAGAGCCTGTGGTAAGTGTCCACTTTTGGAAGTGGTGAGCGATGGTCATTAA
- a CDS encoding putative zinc-binding protein, whose amino-acid sequence MSEEVKMEKLPKFLPSCHKEAENLDIIFTCSGAASVGKIGHEVGVLLTNAGQNARLCCTTAVAAGSEMHLNIGRRAKKVIVIDGCPMKCATKVMEKAGIKTNHSFTVTDFGIAKQPTLDISDEDVLKVALAIAEKVGMKLNVKS is encoded by the coding sequence ATGAGCGAAGAAGTTAAGATGGAAAAGCTTCCTAAATTTCTGCCCAGCTGCCACAAAGAAGCTGAGAACCTCGACATAATCTTTACATGCTCCGGAGCAGCAAGTGTAGGAAAAATAGGCCATGAGGTTGGGGTTTTGCTAACCAATGCCGGCCAAAATGCAAGGCTCTGCTGTACAACTGCCGTTGCTGCCGGCTCGGAAATGCACCTCAACATAGGAAGAAGGGCAAAGAAAGTAATCGTCATAGACGGCTGTCCGATGAAGTGTGCAACCAAGGTTATGGAGAAAGCTGGGATAAAAACAAACCACAGCTTTACCGTTACGGACTTCGGAATAGCCAAGCAGCCAACCCTCGACATAAGCGATGAAGATGTTCTCAAAGTCGCTCTGGCAATAGCGGAGAAGGTTGGAATGAAACTCAACGTTAAATCTTAG
- a CDS encoding heterodisulfide reductase subunit A-like protein, whose product MHMKGLILCVCQGTCPSFQKMNVFEILNHFRREKKVDFVALHPQLCATDGDNFWRALLKNGENIEKLFVAGCDPVMQKKMFGWTFKELGFDDHKFIGIEIRNMTTEEAIKAIEEAMSVDTQEG is encoded by the coding sequence ATGCATATGAAGGGTCTTATACTCTGTGTTTGCCAGGGCACGTGCCCATCTTTCCAGAAGATGAACGTGTTTGAGATTTTAAACCACTTCAGAAGGGAGAAGAAAGTTGACTTTGTCGCTCTGCACCCACAGCTCTGCGCTACGGATGGAGATAACTTCTGGAGGGCTTTGCTTAAGAACGGGGAGAACATAGAGAAGCTCTTTGTTGCTGGGTGCGATCCAGTTATGCAGAAGAAGATGTTTGGCTGGACGTTTAAGGAGCTTGGATTCGATGACCACAAGTTCATCGGAATAGAGATTAGGAACATGACCACGGAAGAGGCAATCAAAGCAATTGAAGAAGCTATGAGCGTTGATACTCAGGAGGGATAA
- a CDS encoding ATP-binding protein has product MADNWYPIIDYDKCTGCLTCANFCPHGVYDASEGKPKVVKPEECVEFCRGCQRICPTGAISYFGDS; this is encoded by the coding sequence ATGGCAGACAACTGGTATCCAATAATCGACTATGACAAGTGCACCGGCTGCTTAACTTGTGCAAACTTCTGCCCCCATGGGGTTTATGATGCCTCCGAGGGCAAGCCCAAAGTGGTAAAACCCGAGGAGTGCGTGGAGTTCTGCAGAGGCTGCCAGAGAATATGCCCAACGGGGGCTATAAGCTACTTTGGAGACTCTTGA
- a CDS encoding NifB/NifX family molybdenum-iron cluster-binding protein, producing the protein MVRVVIPTSKGGLDDKIHKSLVRAYTFTLVELENGEIKGVKVLENPYKDKPYGAGPKVVLFLVSRGVNVLLTPMDCPKGKAILEAGGVKIIKVKPGKRVKEAIKSLQSSL; encoded by the coding sequence GTGGTTAGGGTTGTGATTCCAACTTCAAAAGGCGGTCTTGACGATAAGATTCACAAAAGCCTTGTAAGGGCATATACCTTCACATTGGTGGAACTTGAGAATGGGGAAATCAAAGGTGTGAAAGTTCTGGAAAATCCCTATAAGGACAAGCCTTATGGTGCAGGCCCCAAAGTTGTCCTGTTTTTGGTCAGCAGGGGAGTAAACGTCCTTTTGACGCCAATGGACTGCCCGAAGGGAAAGGCGATACTTGAGGCAGGAGGGGTTAAAATAATCAAAGTAAAACCGGGAAAAAGAGTAAAGGAGGCAATCAAGAGTCTCCAAAGTAGCTTATAG
- a CDS encoding cation diffusion facilitator family transporter translates to MLFSFVLNITITLAEVIGGILSGSLALLSDSLHNFSDSMSILASYLAIKIGERERNEKYTFGYKRAEILVAFVNSAVLVGVALFLLVEAYKRFKNPEPINGPLMLGVALIGLLANLISVLLLHEHAHESMNVRSAYLHLLSDTLSSVAVVVGGIAIIKWNILWIDPLITVLISLYILREGYEILRESVEVLMEASPNLNFEEIKREIESIPGVKNAHHFHAWRVGEKEIHFECHVEVNDMPLSEAQKLIDDIAERLKSFGITHVTIQLEAGRCGDKNTICGGESG, encoded by the coding sequence ATGCTGTTTTCTTTCGTCCTCAACATAACGATAACACTAGCTGAAGTCATCGGCGGTATTCTTTCTGGGAGTTTGGCTCTCTTAAGCGACTCCCTCCACAACTTCAGCGACTCAATGAGCATCCTCGCGAGCTATTTGGCCATAAAGATTGGCGAGCGCGAGAGGAACGAAAAGTACACCTTTGGATATAAAAGAGCCGAAATCCTAGTTGCTTTTGTCAATTCTGCCGTCCTTGTTGGTGTAGCATTATTCCTCCTTGTTGAGGCCTATAAGCGGTTTAAAAACCCCGAACCCATAAATGGGCCTCTTATGCTTGGAGTAGCTTTAATAGGCCTTTTGGCCAACCTGATATCGGTTCTCCTGCTCCATGAGCATGCACACGAGAGCATGAACGTCCGCTCCGCTTATCTGCACTTATTGAGTGACACACTGTCTTCAGTCGCCGTTGTGGTAGGTGGAATAGCTATCATAAAGTGGAACATCCTCTGGATTGATCCGCTCATCACAGTCCTAATCTCGCTCTATATCCTCCGTGAGGGTTATGAAATTCTCAGGGAGAGTGTTGAAGTACTCATGGAGGCTTCACCAAATCTAAATTTTGAGGAGATAAAACGAGAGATTGAGAGCATCCCAGGTGTTAAGAATGCACACCACTTCCACGCTTGGAGGGTGGGAGAGAAGGAAATCCACTTTGAGTGCCACGTTGAGGTTAATGATATGCCCCTCAGCGAGGCCCAAAAGCTCATAGATGATATTGCGGAGAGACTCAAAAGCTTTGGAATAACTCACGTAACGATTCAGCTCGAAGCAGGAAGGTGTGGGGACAAGAACACAATCTGCGGTGGGGAGAGTGGTTAG
- a CDS encoding arsenate reductase ArsC yields the protein MEEKLILFVCVKNSARSQMAEAFFNHFNDDLRFKAMSAGTEPAEKIDPLARKVMEEIGISLEGQYPKLYTEEMADKAYIVITMGCLDKCPYAPPEKTWDWGLDDPYGQPIEKYREVRDEIKRRVLKLIEDLKAGKSREEIIGRKSLFTL from the coding sequence ATGGAAGAAAAGCTCATCCTCTTCGTCTGCGTGAAGAACTCCGCAAGAAGTCAGATGGCAGAAGCTTTCTTCAACCACTTCAACGATGACCTGAGGTTCAAGGCCATGAGCGCCGGGACGGAGCCAGCTGAAAAGATAGACCCACTAGCGAGGAAGGTCATGGAAGAGATTGGAATTTCTCTCGAAGGCCAGTACCCGAAGCTCTACACCGAAGAGATGGCCGATAAAGCTTACATCGTCATCACGATGGGCTGTCTCGACAAGTGCCCCTACGCTCCACCAGAAAAGACCTGGGACTGGGGGCTCGATGACCCCTATGGCCAGCCGATAGAGAAGTACCGCGAAGTACGGGACGAGATAAAGCGCCGTGTGTTAAAGCTCATCGAGGACTTGAAGGCCGGAAAGAGCAGAGAAGAGATAATAGGTAGGAAGAGCCTTTTCACTCTTTGA
- a CDS encoding SagB/ThcOx family dehydrogenase: MKVELPAPRLKGEMSVEEAINLRKSIRKYKDEPLTLEEVSQILWAAYGINAWGKRTSPSAGACYPFEVYVAVSKVEGLKPGLYHYDGKTHSLELVREGDLSRPLARACLNQRHVETAPINIIIVAHYERTTRRYGERGYRYVHIDAGHMGQNIYLQVTALKLGTVAVGAFRDREVKKVIDVPGEPLYIFPVGVPEN, translated from the coding sequence ATGAAGGTTGAACTTCCTGCCCCAAGGCTTAAAGGTGAGATGAGCGTTGAGGAAGCGATAAACCTGAGGAAAAGCATAAGAAAATACAAAGATGAGCCGCTAACCCTTGAAGAGGTGTCTCAGATACTCTGGGCCGCTTATGGAATAAACGCCTGGGGTAAAAGAACTTCTCCAAGTGCAGGTGCTTGCTATCCATTTGAAGTTTATGTAGCGGTGTCAAAAGTAGAAGGCCTTAAGCCCGGTCTCTATCACTACGATGGGAAAACTCATAGCTTAGAGCTCGTGAGAGAAGGCGACTTAAGCAGGCCATTAGCAAGAGCATGCCTCAATCAAAGGCACGTGGAAACCGCACCGATAAACATTATCATAGTTGCCCACTACGAAAGGACGACAAGAAGATACGGGGAGAGAGGATATAGGTACGTGCACATAGATGCCGGACACATGGGACAAAACATCTACCTTCAAGTTACCGCCCTAAAACTTGGGACTGTTGCAGTTGGGGCTTTTAGAGATAGAGAAGTCAAAAAAGTAATTGATGTACCTGGAGAGCCTTTATACATCTTTCCTGTTGGGGTTCCAGAGAATTAG
- a CDS encoding thioredoxin family protein, with amino-acid sequence MIVEYDGKIDFTKGKVVLWFSIPGCPPCRLVETFMEELSEEFKDIRVIHVHAEKWEDLVDKFDILNVPTLVYLKDGKEVARQNLIRTKEEVLLKFEELRES; translated from the coding sequence ATGATAGTGGAATACGATGGAAAGATCGACTTCACTAAGGGAAAGGTTGTGCTATGGTTTTCCATCCCGGGATGTCCTCCGTGCAGGCTAGTTGAGACCTTTATGGAGGAATTAAGTGAGGAATTCAAAGATATCCGAGTTATTCATGTACACGCAGAAAAATGGGAAGATCTCGTGGACAAATTTGACATTCTAAATGTTCCCACCCTTGTTTACCTCAAGGATGGGAAAGAAGTTGCAAGACAGAACCTCATAAGAACCAAGGAGGAAGTCCTACTGAAATTTGAAGAACTTCGTGAAAGTTAG